In Chanodichthys erythropterus isolate Z2021 chromosome 7, ASM2448905v1, whole genome shotgun sequence, a genomic segment contains:
- the tmem91 gene encoding transmembrane protein 91: MENLDELEHPLLGDSPKNSRATATSGGGLFKGILMRNEEDKRPPPLDWRNYCSSTDIQQQQLLDPCSLPSTLETLYPPTTIWAAADSLGIHSKEYLETTFVDIGPGSPLERKLLAETRDVHSVSYSIEDGDDLLPDFEDSSSDDFSDTDSESNFPIMIPQDYLGLAFFSMLCCFWPLGIAAFYLSQKTNKASAQGDFQGASAASRQALWLSILSIVFGIITYTCAIAALISYLSGKPP; the protein is encoded by the exons ATGGAGAATTTGGATGAACTAGAACATCCATTATTGGGCGACAGCCCCAAAAACTCAAGAGCAACAGCCACCAGTGGAGGTGGACTGTTCAAAGGCATATTGATGAGAAACGAGGAGGACAAAAGACCGCCCCCTCTGGACTGGAGAAATTATTGCAGTTCTACAGATATTCAACAGCAGCAGCTACTGGATCCGTGTTCATTGCCTAGCACTCTAGAGACTCTTTATCCTCCTACTACCATTTGGGCCGCTGCTGACTCCCTGGGCATCCACAGTAAGGAGTACCTGGAAACCACCTTTGTGGACATTGGACCTGGTTCACCATTGGAAAGGAAGTTGCTGGCAGAGACAAGAGATGTTCATAGTGTATCCTACAGCATTGAAGATGGGGATGACCTTTTGCCAGACTTTGAG GACTCCTCCAGCGATGATTTCAGTGATACAGACAGTGAGAGCAACTTTCCCATCATGATCCCTCAAGATTACCTGGGCCTGGCTTTCTTCTCCATGCTCTGTTGTTTCTGGCCTCTGGGCATTGCTGCGTTCTATCTTTCCCAAAAG ACGAACAAGGCATCAGCACAAGGAGATTTCCAGGGTGCCAGCGCGGCATCTCGGCAGGCTCTGTGGCTCTCTATCCTTTCAATCGTCTTTGGCATCATCACTTACACCTGTGCCATTGCTGCCCTGATCTCCTATCTGTCTGGGAAACCACCTTAA